A single region of the Candidatus Zixiibacteriota bacterium genome encodes:
- a CDS encoding ComF family protein, translating into MLYAFGDYRDPLKEIIIQFKFRGITAPAKTLAAAIDGKFGDRLQPFGDAQLVPIPLYPSREYARGYNQAYLFAEALSEQLRMPCLGDILYRVAHRRPQAKLHHDARTRNVKGVFEVAREAEGRQQVILVDDVVTTGATVAEARRVLLAAGYQVPAVIAMAHGL; encoded by the coding sequence ATGCTCTATGCCTTTGGCGACTATCGCGACCCGCTCAAAGAAATTATTATCCAGTTCAAATTCAGAGGAATAACAGCACCGGCGAAGACCCTGGCGGCAGCGATTGACGGGAAATTCGGCGACCGATTGCAGCCATTCGGGGATGCCCAGTTGGTGCCGATTCCTCTGTACCCGTCTCGGGAATACGCGCGCGGATATAATCAGGCGTATCTATTTGCCGAAGCACTTTCTGAACAACTGCGAATGCCGTGCCTCGGTGATATTCTCTATCGTGTGGCGCACCGACGTCCCCAGGCAAAACTCCATCACGATGCACGTACCCGAAATGTCAAAGGCGTGTTCGAGGTGGCGAGGGAAGCCGAAGGGCGGCAGCAGGTCATTCTTGTGGATGACGTCGTCACCACGGGAGCGACGGTGGCTGAGGCGCGTCGGGTTTTACTCGCAGCCGGATATCAAGTCCCGGCCGTGATCGCTATGGCGCACGGGTTGTAG
- a CDS encoding site-specific tyrosine recombinase, whose translation MLDTAIDEFLQYLRLERGLSANSLQAYRRDLIEFSRAYPSKRPAQVLPADVTRFFAGLSARGRKPATMARKISSLRQFFAFLRESGVTKEDPTSSYGAPTISRYHPDYLSPEEIDRIIKSVEPTAKHARRDRAVIEVLYGCGLRLSELINLKWSDIEFEAGFVRVLGKGNKQRLVPIGEYARRALTDYSERTQNLTASVPHRSIFLNRFGRPFSRVGLWKIVKGMVRKAGISKRVSPHTFRHSFATHLIEGGADLRMVQEMLGHADISTTEVYTKLDRDYIIAEHRKYHPRELAGHKRPARAT comes from the coding sequence ATGCTGGATACCGCCATCGACGAGTTCCTTCAGTACTTGCGTTTGGAGCGCGGGCTCTCGGCCAACAGCCTTCAGGCGTACCGACGTGACTTGATCGAATTCAGCCGTGCGTATCCATCGAAACGCCCCGCTCAGGTGTTACCCGCTGATGTCACCAGGTTTTTTGCAGGACTCAGCGCACGCGGACGAAAACCCGCGACAATGGCGCGAAAAATATCGAGCCTGAGGCAGTTCTTCGCTTTTCTACGTGAATCCGGCGTAACCAAGGAAGACCCAACCAGTTCGTATGGCGCACCAACCATATCCCGATACCACCCGGATTATCTTTCACCCGAAGAAATAGACAGGATCATCAAGAGCGTAGAGCCGACCGCAAAGCATGCCCGGCGAGACCGAGCGGTGATCGAAGTGTTGTACGGGTGCGGTCTCCGCTTGTCGGAACTAATCAATCTGAAGTGGTCCGATATCGAGTTTGAGGCCGGGTTCGTCAGGGTGCTCGGGAAAGGGAACAAGCAGCGTCTGGTGCCGATCGGTGAATATGCCCGACGGGCGCTGACGGACTATTCAGAGCGGACCCAGAACTTGACAGCATCGGTTCCCCACCGCTCGATCTTCCTCAATCGCTTCGGGCGCCCGTTCTCACGGGTTGGCCTGTGGAAGATCGTCAAAGGGATGGTCAGGAAGGCCGGCATCTCCAAGAGGGTTTCTCCCCATACTTTTCGGCATTCGTTTGCCACGCATCTCATTGAGGGCGGGGCGGATCTGCGAATGGTACAAGAAATGCTCGGCCATGCCGATATATCGACGACAGAGGTATATACCAAACTTGACCGTGACTACATTATCGCCGAGCATCGAAAGTACCACCCTCGCGAACTGGCCGGACATAAGCGACCTGCCCGCGCCACGTAG
- a CDS encoding diguanylate cyclase — protein MSLDFHISQFYRHQPVSFHYFESFEQLQVICRRFSISAIVIGGRGDFLKEIDLVRGIKQNVFLSIVPIILFHPDPPMSTVVAAFENGAEEFIYGEWIDRLVEVRLRRVIERNRRDMAVNPSTMLPGTAIIEQELTHQMSLRNTFAACYADLDNFKAFNDYYGYYRGDRVVKLTARIIKDVVYDLCPEGFVGHIAGDDFMFIIPSEMIDPVCSGIIRCFDTLIPYRYELEDRERGFITTVNRRGTVENFPILTISIAVIINDNGKFTHVGELARMLADLKKATKQKPGSNYMIERRAKY, from the coding sequence GTGAGCCTTGATTTTCATATCAGCCAATTCTATCGCCACCAGCCGGTTTCATTTCACTATTTTGAATCGTTTGAACAACTTCAGGTCATTTGTCGCCGTTTTTCCATCAGCGCCATCGTGATCGGAGGGCGAGGGGACTTTCTGAAAGAGATCGACCTCGTGCGAGGCATCAAGCAGAATGTTTTTCTCTCCATCGTCCCGATCATTCTGTTCCACCCGGATCCGCCGATGTCGACTGTCGTCGCAGCGTTCGAAAACGGCGCCGAGGAGTTTATTTACGGCGAATGGATCGACAGGCTGGTCGAAGTACGTCTCCGCAGGGTGATCGAACGAAACCGACGTGATATGGCGGTGAATCCCTCGACGATGCTGCCGGGGACGGCCATCATCGAACAGGAACTCACCCACCAGATGAGTCTCCGCAATACTTTCGCGGCCTGCTACGCCGACTTGGATAATTTCAAGGCTTTCAACGACTACTATGGCTATTACCGGGGCGATCGAGTCGTCAAGCTGACGGCCCGCATCATTAAAGACGTGGTATACGACCTCTGCCCGGAAGGATTCGTGGGGCATATCGCCGGCGATGATTTCATGTTCATTATTCCATCGGAGATGATCGATCCCGTCTGTTCGGGGATCATCCGATGCTTTGACACGCTTATCCCGTACCGGTATGAATTGGAAGACAGAGAGCGGGGCTTCATCACCACGGTCAACCGAAGGGGAACCGTAGAGAATTTCCCCATTCTGACCATTTCAATAGCGGTCATAATCAACGACAACGGGAAATTCACGCACGTGGGGGAACTGGCCAGGATGCTGGCCGACCTCAAAAAGGCCACCAAGCAGAAGCCCGGCTCAAATTACATGATCGAGCGACGCGCCAAGTACTGA
- a CDS encoding oligopeptide transporter, OPT family translates to MRPTGSADSKAPETYKPFIPHTESPAEVTTRALVLGIAVALIFGLANAYLGLKVGMTVSASIPAAVISMAVLRAFKNKPTVLENNIVQGMGSAGESLAAGVIFTVPAFFIWSASTQLAAQGYSFAIKWWQILALAVLGGSLGVLLMIPLRRFLVDKEHGKLKYPEGTACAEIIKAGDEGGSRAKMVFAGIGVGAGYKILMNLVKGWPEVVETNLKGIFRGGVLGIDATPALLAVGYIIGPQISAMMLSGAVLGYLAIGPLLAFIGNQAPDMIVSPGTIPLSQMDPGQLRNFYIKYLGVGAVTLGGFISLMKSLPIIISSFREGFKQLIARSDGSNTALRTAHDLPMKWVLLGVIAVIVMIALLPGTGLPLIGVILAVIFGFFFVVVGARIVGLVGSSSMPVSGMTISTLIVTCLVLVGLGFSGPKGMIAAMMVGTIVAVAVSMSGDISQDLKTGFLLGGTPIRMQLTTLLGIAAPAIVIGFILFYLRDTYGFVAGETTRTPLMAPQANVMATVVSGIMNGNLPWAPIIVGAMLALSVELLGIGALPFAIGLYLPLSLSTPIMVGGTIAWLASKGTDKATADARNMRGTLLASGLVAGDALTGLCVAMLVGFWNWFSDYDKAHDGLTTLSGGFGPSLSIVLFVMLALALYRAAIREDKRN, encoded by the coding sequence GTGAGACCGACAGGAAGCGCCGACTCTAAGGCTCCGGAGACTTACAAACCGTTTATTCCTCACACCGAATCGCCTGCCGAAGTCACCACTCGGGCCCTTGTTCTTGGCATTGCAGTGGCCTTGATCTTCGGACTGGCCAACGCCTACCTCGGCCTCAAGGTGGGTATGACGGTATCGGCCTCGATTCCGGCGGCCGTCATTTCGATGGCAGTTCTACGGGCATTTAAGAATAAGCCGACGGTGCTGGAAAACAACATCGTGCAGGGGATGGGCTCGGCCGGTGAGTCTCTTGCAGCGGGGGTCATTTTTACGGTGCCGGCATTTTTCATCTGGTCGGCCAGTACGCAATTAGCCGCTCAGGGATATTCGTTTGCTATTAAATGGTGGCAAATACTTGCCTTGGCAGTGTTGGGCGGTAGTCTCGGCGTGTTACTTATGATCCCACTGAGGCGGTTCTTGGTTGATAAGGAGCACGGAAAACTGAAGTACCCCGAGGGAACCGCCTGTGCTGAAATAATCAAGGCTGGAGATGAAGGAGGCAGTCGCGCCAAGATGGTGTTCGCCGGAATCGGCGTTGGCGCAGGTTATAAGATACTGATGAACCTGGTTAAGGGGTGGCCGGAGGTCGTAGAAACTAACTTGAAGGGAATTTTCAGAGGCGGTGTACTGGGGATCGATGCCACGCCTGCCCTCCTCGCAGTCGGCTATATTATAGGCCCGCAGATATCGGCCATGATGCTTTCAGGAGCAGTCCTTGGCTATCTGGCAATCGGTCCGTTGCTGGCCTTTATCGGCAACCAAGCGCCAGACATGATCGTGTCACCCGGTACGATTCCGCTCTCGCAGATGGACCCAGGGCAATTGCGCAATTTCTATATCAAGTATCTGGGAGTTGGAGCTGTGACTCTCGGTGGTTTCATCTCCCTCATGAAGTCGTTGCCTATCATTATCTCGTCGTTTCGCGAGGGCTTCAAGCAGTTGATCGCACGATCGGATGGTTCGAACACCGCGCTCCGCACCGCCCACGATCTCCCAATGAAGTGGGTGCTTCTTGGGGTCATTGCTGTCATTGTAATGATCGCGCTTCTGCCGGGCACTGGACTACCTCTGATCGGGGTGATTCTTGCGGTGATTTTTGGGTTCTTCTTCGTGGTAGTTGGTGCTCGCATTGTAGGATTGGTTGGTTCCTCCTCCATGCCTGTCTCAGGCATGACAATTTCCACGTTGATTGTCACATGCCTGGTACTTGTCGGGTTGGGTTTTTCCGGCCCCAAAGGCATGATCGCGGCGATGATGGTGGGAACGATTGTCGCCGTTGCCGTCAGTATGTCAGGGGACATCTCTCAAGATCTGAAGACCGGTTTTCTCCTGGGCGGTACGCCTATCAGAATGCAACTTACCACCCTGCTCGGTATCGCCGCACCAGCAATTGTGATAGGATTCATACTGTTCTACCTGAGGGATACCTATGGCTTCGTTGCAGGTGAGACCACTCGCACGCCGCTGATGGCACCTCAGGCCAACGTGATGGCCACGGTAGTAAGCGGCATTATGAACGGCAATCTTCCCTGGGCACCGATCATTGTCGGCGCGATGCTGGCCCTGTCAGTCGAACTGCTTGGGATCGGCGCCTTACCGTTTGCTATTGGGCTGTACCTGCCCTTAAGCCTGTCTACACCCATTATGGTAGGCGGTACCATTGCGTGGCTGGCTTCAAAGGGAACGGACAAGGCCACCGCTGATGCTCGCAACATGAGGGGGACGCTTCTTGCGTCGGGTCTCGTGGCCGGGGATGCTTTGACGGGGCTTTGCGTTGCGATGCTGGTAGGATTTTGGAATTGGTTTTCAGACTACGACAAGGCGCATGACGGACTTACCACATTGTCGGGCGGCTTCGGCCCCTCGCTTTCCATTGTCTTGTTCGTGATGCTTGCGTTGGCCCTCTATCGCGCGGCGATCAGAGAAGACAAGAGAAATTAG
- a CDS encoding FlgD immunoglobulin-like domain containing protein, with translation MTFAVISAILALPAMLFAASDQALVAGKPLVNADRTITVPLSITNQDNLMAIDIPLKFSDGVTLKEVNFENTRVSYFDLKVAKIDNANKNVVIGLVSQLTPTRKPELSAGTGPVANLVFEVKDPSVSELSLETVKLVNPHHSLLFIYHTWDQNGRIGQQRVEPTFDKVAYALTAGSGLPQNFDLKQNYPNPFNPSTEISFDLPVASKVELTVYNVLGQQVRTLVNEEMTAGSHVATWDGRATDGNQVASGVYFYRISAERFEMTKKMLLLK, from the coding sequence ATGACGTTCGCAGTCATCTCAGCCATCCTGGCTCTGCCGGCAATGCTGTTTGCCGCGAGCGACCAGGCATTGGTGGCCGGTAAGCCGCTTGTCAACGCGGACAGGACGATCACCGTCCCGTTATCGATCACTAATCAGGACAACCTGATGGCAATCGACATCCCGCTGAAGTTTTCGGACGGGGTGACCCTCAAGGAGGTTAACTTCGAGAACACCCGGGTCTCCTATTTTGACCTGAAGGTGGCCAAAATCGACAACGCCAATAAGAACGTTGTCATTGGTCTGGTCTCGCAGTTGACTCCGACTCGGAAGCCGGAGCTCTCAGCCGGCACCGGGCCTGTCGCTAATCTGGTCTTCGAGGTGAAGGATCCTTCAGTGAGCGAGCTCTCGCTCGAGACCGTCAAGCTGGTGAATCCACATCATTCGCTCCTGTTTATCTATCACACCTGGGATCAGAACGGAAGAATCGGCCAGCAGCGTGTCGAGCCGACCTTCGACAAGGTCGCGTACGCGCTGACGGCGGGTTCTGGTCTGCCGCAGAATTTCGATCTGAAGCAGAACTATCCGAATCCATTCAACCCGTCCACCGAGATCTCATTCGATCTGCCGGTGGCCTCGAAGGTTGAACTAACGGTGTACAACGTCCTTGGCCAGCAGGTCAGGACATTAGTGAATGAGGAGATGACGGCCGGTTCTCACGTAGCCACGTGGGACGGCAGAGCCACTGATGGCAACCAGGTTGCCAGCGGCGTCTACTTCTATCGCATTTCGGCCGAGAGGTTTGAGATGACGAAGAAGATGCTGCTTTTGAAGTAA
- a CDS encoding DEAD/DEAH box helicase translates to MTLDQILDFLRTDPVVGKNITHWKTYPAREAKFADFPDGLDRRLTDALSARGIERLFSHQASAINAVMKESDVVVVTPTASGKTLCYNLPVLNEILRQPDSRALYLFPTKALAQDQLSELYEFIQKLDVDIKTYTFDGDTPQTARRLIRSAGHIVVTNPDMLHAGILPHHTKWIKLFENLRYVVIDEIHQYRGIFGSHLANVIKRLRRICSFYGSDPLFICCSATIANPDELAEKIIGRRPELIDNNGAPSGEKHFLIYNPPLINKQLGIRKSAVNEAARLAATFLRHRIQTIVFAHFRLYVEVLLTYLQRELKGDFGKGITVSGYRGGYLPNERRQIEAGLRSGSITGVVSTNALELGVDIGHLDVSIIVGYPGSIASLWQQAGRAGRRAGTSITVMVANSTAINQFLCTEPKYIFERTPESGIVDPDNLIIRTNHLKCATFELPFGQEELAADNSTGQILDYLSHQNIVRKASDRYHWSSEIYPAQQVSLRSASPDNFVILNESNNAEVIGEVDYFSAPIFLHPEAIYLHSANQYQVTRLDWDGKKAYVKETEVDYYTDAETKSDLKVLATNQESVLLDDARMQSGEVSVSNVTVLFKKIKFETHENVGSGILNLPELEMHTNAFWYAFPGDVAVKLGLSGDTFGGALRGLANILGKIAPLWVMCDARDLRSISQVRAPFTERPTVYVYENIPGGVGLSEKLFGEAERLFEACREHAKKCGCSSGCPTCVGPPMEVGEHGRDGVVKLLEYMLAVMG, encoded by the coding sequence ATGACCCTTGACCAGATCCTCGACTTTCTGAGAACCGACCCGGTTGTCGGCAAGAACATCACGCATTGGAAAACCTATCCTGCACGCGAGGCGAAATTCGCCGACTTTCCCGATGGACTCGATCGCCGACTGACAGACGCGCTGAGCGCGCGAGGGATCGAACGTCTGTTTTCCCATCAGGCCAGTGCGATCAACGCGGTCATGAAGGAAAGTGATGTTGTTGTCGTCACTCCCACCGCCTCCGGAAAGACGCTCTGCTACAACCTGCCGGTGTTGAATGAAATACTCCGTCAGCCTGATTCCCGGGCATTATACCTCTTCCCTACCAAAGCACTGGCGCAGGACCAGCTGAGTGAACTGTATGAGTTCATCCAGAAACTGGATGTGGACATCAAGACATATACCTTCGATGGTGACACGCCGCAGACCGCGCGACGGTTGATCCGGTCCGCCGGACATATCGTGGTGACAAATCCTGACATGCTGCACGCGGGTATCCTGCCCCATCACACCAAGTGGATCAAGCTGTTCGAGAACCTGCGATATGTGGTCATTGATGAGATCCACCAGTACCGCGGGATCTTCGGCTCACACCTGGCCAACGTGATCAAGCGCTTGAGACGCATTTGCAGTTTCTATGGTTCAGATCCGCTGTTCATTTGTTGTTCCGCCACCATTGCCAATCCGGATGAATTGGCCGAGAAGATCATCGGTCGCAGACCCGAGTTGATCGACAACAACGGCGCTCCCTCGGGTGAGAAGCACTTTCTCATCTACAACCCGCCCCTCATAAACAAGCAACTGGGCATTCGCAAGTCGGCGGTGAACGAGGCGGCCCGCCTGGCGGCCACGTTTCTCCGTCATCGCATACAAACCATCGTGTTCGCTCATTTCCGCCTATATGTTGAAGTCCTTCTCACCTATCTGCAGCGCGAGTTAAAAGGGGACTTTGGCAAAGGGATCACTGTTTCCGGTTATCGCGGCGGCTACCTGCCCAATGAGAGACGTCAGATCGAAGCGGGTCTTCGAAGCGGGTCCATTACCGGCGTGGTATCCACCAACGCACTGGAACTGGGGGTCGATATCGGCCATCTTGATGTCTCAATAATCGTTGGTTATCCCGGCTCCATAGCGTCGCTCTGGCAGCAGGCTGGGCGAGCCGGGCGACGCGCAGGGACATCGATCACCGTGATGGTCGCCAATTCGACTGCTATCAACCAATTCCTGTGCACGGAGCCGAAATACATTTTCGAACGAACACCTGAGTCCGGCATTGTGGATCCGGACAATCTGATCATCCGCACCAACCACCTCAAATGCGCTACGTTCGAGCTCCCGTTCGGGCAGGAAGAGCTTGCCGCCGACAATTCGACCGGGCAAATCCTGGATTATCTATCGCACCAGAATATTGTTCGCAAGGCATCCGACCGGTATCACTGGTCATCGGAGATCTATCCTGCGCAACAGGTCTCGCTTCGCTCCGCGTCGCCGGACAATTTCGTCATCCTTAATGAATCGAATAACGCCGAGGTGATCGGCGAGGTAGACTATTTCTCGGCGCCGATCTTCCTGCATCCGGAGGCGATCTATCTTCACTCCGCCAACCAGTACCAGGTCACCCGATTGGACTGGGACGGGAAAAAGGCATATGTGAAAGAGACTGAGGTCGATTACTACACCGATGCCGAAACAAAGAGCGATCTCAAAGTGCTGGCGACAAACCAGGAATCCGTGTTGCTCGATGATGCTCGCATGCAATCGGGTGAGGTCTCAGTCTCCAACGTGACCGTGCTCTTCAAGAAGATCAAGTTCGAGACACATGAGAATGTCGGCTCGGGCATTTTGAATCTCCCTGAACTCGAAATGCACACGAATGCGTTCTGGTATGCGTTTCCCGGTGATGTTGCCGTTAAGCTGGGATTGAGCGGTGACACCTTCGGCGGAGCGCTGCGCGGACTGGCCAATATCCTCGGCAAGATTGCGCCGCTTTGGGTGATGTGTGACGCAAGGGACCTTCGGTCCATTTCACAAGTGCGCGCGCCGTTTACTGAGCGGCCCACGGTCTATGTGTATGAGAACATCCCTGGTGGGGTGGGTTTATCCGAGAAGCTGTTCGGCGAAGCTGAACGCCTGTTTGAGGCGTGTCGCGAACATGCCAAGAAATGCGGTTGTTCGTCGGGCTGTCCCACTTGTGTCGGCCCGCCCATGGAGGTCGGCGAACACGGCCGTGACGGTGTGGTCAAGCTGCTGGAGTATATGCTGGCGGTGATGGGGTGA
- a CDS encoding archaemetzincin, whose protein sequence is MKSKIVVVPMGDVDFMAVNKLASNVGPVFNRSVDILKGMKMPSEAYNAVRGQYYAQVILAKLERTKANSREKVIGVCEEDLYLPDESFVMACVDRLSGTAVVSLYRIRQEFYGLPEDESKVYPRLFKEAVHRLAHLFDLTECRNPRCVNYYSQVMLDIDNKTERFCDICRRQLTSVT, encoded by the coding sequence GTGAAATCGAAGATCGTCGTTGTACCGATGGGTGATGTTGACTTCATGGCAGTCAACAAGCTGGCCTCCAACGTGGGGCCGGTGTTCAACCGCTCGGTCGATATTCTCAAAGGGATGAAAATGCCCTCGGAGGCGTACAATGCCGTCCGCGGCCAATACTATGCCCAGGTCATTTTGGCGAAACTCGAACGGACAAAAGCCAACAGCCGTGAAAAAGTGATTGGCGTCTGCGAAGAAGACCTGTATCTCCCGGACGAGTCGTTTGTAATGGCCTGTGTGGACCGGCTGTCCGGGACCGCCGTGGTGTCGCTGTACCGCATCAGGCAGGAATTCTATGGGCTTCCGGAGGACGAAAGCAAGGTGTATCCACGGTTGTTCAAAGAGGCGGTACACCGCCTGGCACATCTCTTTGACCTCACCGAGTGCCGCAATCCCAGATGTGTTAATTATTATAGCCAGGTGATGCTGGATATCGACAACAAAACCGAACGATTCTGCGATATCTGTCGCCGCCAGCTCACCAGCGTGACATAA
- the deoC gene encoding deoxyribose-phosphate aldolase, which produces MDKELMDLNLKIDHAALQPEVDEAAIRRLCCEAREYLFYSVAVNPAWTALAVELLKKTSVKVLTVAGFPLGANRTDVKIVEAVEGVSDGAHEIDMVANIGRLCAGQFSDVEAEIRKVRRNLPPEVILKVIIEAGRLTEQQQVEATKCVINGGAQFVKTCTGFFGGATVEQVRTLFRAAEGQIEVKASGGIRTLEDCQRLLSAGATRLGSSASVAIMKEFATLY; this is translated from the coding sequence ATGGATAAGGAACTCATGGACCTGAACCTAAAGATTGACCACGCGGCGCTGCAACCGGAAGTGGACGAGGCGGCCATCCGGCGGCTGTGCTGCGAAGCCAGGGAGTATCTATTCTATTCAGTGGCTGTCAATCCGGCGTGGACCGCGCTTGCAGTCGAACTTCTCAAGAAGACCTCGGTCAAGGTCCTTACCGTGGCTGGTTTTCCCCTCGGTGCCAATAGGACGGATGTCAAAATAGTGGAAGCGGTCGAGGGAGTCAGCGACGGCGCCCATGAGATCGATATGGTGGCTAATATTGGCAGGCTGTGCGCAGGCCAATTCTCCGATGTGGAAGCCGAAATTCGCAAGGTTCGGCGAAATCTGCCACCAGAAGTAATCCTCAAAGTGATCATTGAGGCGGGCAGACTGACCGAACAGCAACAGGTCGAAGCTACCAAGTGTGTGATAAACGGTGGGGCGCAATTCGTCAAGACCTGCACCGGTTTCTTTGGCGGCGCCACAGTCGAACAAGTCAGGACCCTGTTTCGGGCAGCCGAAGGGCAGATTGAGGTCAAGGCCTCCGGGGGGATTCGCACTCTCGAAGACTGCCAACGCCTGCTCTCAGCCGGCGCGACTCGGCTGGGATCATCGGCATCAGTGGCAATCATGAAAGAGTTCGCGACCCTGTATTAG
- a CDS encoding phosphopentomutase, translated as MPIARVVLIVLDACGIGALPDAHLFGDQGAATIPHVANAVGGLQMPHCQRMGLGNITQIKGVPHADSPLASYGRMAEQSPGKDSTTGHWEMAGVILKEPFPLFPQGFPHDIVAEFERRAGVMTIGNCAASGTEIIEQLGEEHQLSGAIILYTSADSVFQLAAHEETIPLPRLYEICRIARDLLTGPFEVGRVIARPFAGKPGSYVRTAGRKDFSRTPPRDTLLDLLTNEGHKVLSIGKIYDLFAGRGINTVIKTSNNNEVMSEITRAVKEDREHQLIFANLVDFDQLWGHRNDEVSFGRALVAFDLQLGELLAVLHNDDLLVLTADHGCDPTIKSSTDHTREFVPLLAYGKTTRQGADLGTRSAFADLGSTIADIFDLPEVLDGTSFLSQLTGSKGEQNG; from the coding sequence ATGCCGATCGCTCGGGTAGTCCTTATAGTCCTTGATGCCTGCGGTATCGGAGCGCTCCCCGACGCTCACCTCTTTGGCGACCAGGGAGCGGCAACGATCCCTCATGTGGCAAACGCCGTTGGCGGACTGCAGATGCCACATTGTCAACGTATGGGACTGGGGAATATCACCCAGATCAAGGGTGTGCCGCACGCTGACTCGCCGCTAGCCAGTTACGGGAGGATGGCGGAGCAATCTCCCGGCAAGGATTCCACTACTGGTCATTGGGAGATGGCAGGGGTCATCCTCAAGGAGCCGTTTCCATTATTCCCGCAAGGTTTCCCTCATGACATTGTTGCCGAGTTCGAGCGGCGAGCCGGAGTAATGACCATTGGCAATTGTGCCGCCAGCGGTACCGAGATCATCGAGCAACTTGGTGAAGAACATCAACTGTCCGGGGCCATCATCCTCTACACGTCGGCGGATTCGGTGTTCCAACTCGCTGCCCACGAAGAGACAATCCCGTTGCCGCGACTTTACGAGATCTGCCGCATCGCCAGAGACCTGCTGACCGGGCCGTTCGAGGTGGGGCGAGTGATTGCCAGACCGTTTGCAGGCAAACCGGGCAGTTATGTCCGCACAGCTGGACGAAAAGATTTTTCCCGGACACCACCCCGCGACACCCTCCTGGATCTTTTGACAAACGAGGGCCACAAAGTACTTTCTATTGGCAAGATATATGACCTGTTTGCCGGGCGCGGCATCAATACCGTTATCAAGACCAGCAACAACAACGAGGTGATGAGCGAGATCACGCGAGCAGTGAAAGAGGACAGGGAACATCAACTGATCTTCGCGAATCTCGTAGATTTCGACCAGCTCTGGGGACATCGCAACGACGAGGTCAGTTTTGGTCGTGCGCTTGTAGCGTTCGACCTCCAACTTGGAGAACTTCTTGCGGTGCTGCACAATGACGATCTGCTGGTGCTGACGGCCGACCACGGCTGTGACCCGACGATCAAGAGTTCGACCGACCACACGAGAGAGTTCGTGCCTCTTCTTGCTTACGGCAAAACGACGCGACAGGGTGCAGACCTCGGCACTCGTTCCGCCTTTGCTGATCTTGGATCCACCATTGCCGATATTTTCGACCTCCCGGAAGTTCTCGACGGGACCTCGTTTCTGAGCCAGTTGACCGGAAGCAAGGGAGAACAGAATGGATAA
- a CDS encoding zf-HC2 domain-containing protein has translation MTCHVVLSLIDDLVDNELSPPDEAQVKVHLAACSACQAEYDRALRLKRMLAAAPATDPGPDYWAEVSPLIAAKTVDREPVVERTSITHLPRRINPELSRALLTCAASLLLLFAAVWVGSQRREQVTAANASPHPLLVTAPLRGLLASDQSTIMSVHERRLVARASLVLGAPGPLGRFATLPELLWPQ, from the coding sequence ATGACCTGTCACGTTGTCCTGTCGCTCATTGACGATCTGGTCGATAACGAACTCTCCCCGCCGGATGAGGCACAAGTGAAAGTGCATCTGGCGGCGTGCTCCGCTTGCCAGGCGGAGTACGATCGTGCACTGCGATTGAAGAGGATGCTGGCCGCGGCGCCAGCGACCGATCCTGGCCCTGACTACTGGGCGGAAGTTAGCCCGCTGATAGCAGCCAAGACCGTTGACCGTGAACCGGTTGTCGAGCGCACGTCGATCACGCATCTCCCCCGGCGCATCAACCCGGAACTTTCGCGTGCGCTCCTGACATGTGCGGCATCATTGCTGCTCCTTTTTGCCGCCGTCTGGGTGGGAAGCCAGCGACGCGAACAGGTCACAGCCGCCAATGCCTCCCCCCATCCGCTTCTGGTAACGGCACCACTTCGAGGACTGCTTGCGTCGGACCAGTCCACTATCATGTCGGTCCATGAACGTCGCCTCGTAGCCCGGGCTTCTTTGGTGCTTGGGGCGCCGGGGCCATTGGGAAGATTTGCCACCCTCCCGGAGTTACTTTGGCCACAATAG